A single genomic interval of Natronoarchaeum philippinense harbors:
- a CDS encoding thiol-disulfide oxidoreductase DCC family protein, whose amino-acid sequence MSEAYADGGPIILFDGVCNLCSGFVQFVVPRDPEGRFRFASLQSEVGKELLAEHGLPTDELESIVLIEGDDCYVKSGAVIRIATLLGGVYAALAPFRVVPRAIRDRIYDFVAEHRYDWFGKKDQCMMPDGDVQARFIE is encoded by the coding sequence ATGAGCGAGGCGTACGCGGATGGCGGTCCGATCATCCTCTTCGACGGCGTGTGCAACCTCTGTAGCGGCTTCGTACAGTTCGTCGTGCCGCGCGATCCGGAGGGACGATTTCGTTTCGCATCGCTGCAGTCGGAGGTCGGCAAGGAACTGCTGGCCGAGCACGGGCTTCCGACCGACGAGCTAGAGTCGATCGTCCTGATCGAGGGCGACGACTGCTACGTCAAGTCCGGCGCCGTCATCCGGATCGCCACCCTTCTCGGCGGCGTCTACGCCGCACTCGCGCCGTTTCGTGTCGTTCCTCGGGCGATACGGGATCGGATCTACGATTTCGTTGCAGAACACCGCTACGACTGGTTCGGGAAGAAAGACCAGTGCATGATGCCCGACGGCGACGTGCAGGCTCGCTTTATCGAGTGA